A genomic window from Xyrauchen texanus isolate HMW12.3.18 chromosome 15, RBS_HiC_50CHRs, whole genome shotgun sequence includes:
- the slc50a1 gene encoding sugar transporter SWEET1: MDLLQLLSCACIIFTVGMFSTGLTDLKKMKATQSADNVQFLPFLTTCLNNLGWLYYGLLKGDGTVKLVNTIGATLQSLYIISYCHYTKEKRRVFTQTLVMVCVLCVGWFYFSVVIPPGKAQLSQLGLACSVFTISMYLSPLADILEILRTKSVERLSFSLTVATFFTSASWTLYGLQLGDYYIMVPNTPGIFTSLIRFFLFWRFGAIIQNKPSYKLIQV; the protein is encoded by the exons ATGGATTTGCTTCAGCTGCTATCATGTGCGTGCATCATATTCACCGTCGGGATGTTCTCGACAGGATT GACAGACTTGAAGAAAATGAAGGCCACTCAGAGTGCGGATAATGTTCAGTTTCTGCCCTTCCTTACCACATGCTTAAA TAATCTAGGTTGGCTGTACTATGGATTACTAAAGGGTGATGGAACGGTGAAACTTGTCAACACCATTGGAGCCACTTTACAGAGCCTATACATCATCTCCTATTGTCATTATACCAAAGAGAAG aggcGTGTGTTCACACAGACACTGgtgatggtgtgtgtgttgtgtgtaggcTGGTTTTATTTCAGTGTGGTGATTCCTCCTGGAAAAGCACAGCTCTCACAGCTTGGCCTCGCATGCAGTGTGTTCACCATCAGCATGTACCTCTCTCCACTCGCCGATATC TTGGAGATTTTGCGTACCAAGTCTGTGGAGAGGCTGTCTTTTTCCCTGACCGTCGCTACATTCTTTACATCGGCGTCATGGACGCTGTATGGCCTTCAGCTAGGAGACTATTATATCATG GTGCCCAACACCCCAGGCATTTTTACTAGCCTCATCCGCTTCTTCCTCTTTTGGAGGTTCGGTGCCATCATTCAAAACAAGCCCTCCTATAAACTCATCCAAGTCTGA